In a single window of the Rhodamnia argentea isolate NSW1041297 chromosome 2, ASM2092103v1, whole genome shotgun sequence genome:
- the LOC115736483 gene encoding uncharacterized protein LOC115736483 isoform X1 → MGINFKYWDDCVDHLDMEALWTIPDVSTEWINAGETRGQKVSLSRDPDGQKYLTQNEMRAVAEISVRRYFSSEIDPDLICAIAELESDRQILFSRYNKKTKETTLGIMQILPKTADWLNSEQGYLAYQVLGNEDVLYRPFVNVYFAAAYLKWLSHFEEKERSEEFVVRAYRGGTKKATHKSTLPYWKRYLSVKETFTSRKTFDCGALMSHPSVLVAPAAPDTAGTTYTYWDSRASPEDMEDMWNHPDVVKEWTKSGEKRGKVRFSHDAAKKPYLSRGEVRAVAEIILLRHFASRKVKPTVLCALAEVASMRFVDGVRERTGLMGIDFPTAIWLHNELGYKAYQVESADDLHKPFVSMYFGAAYLAWLSEYEGRERTPQFVVQAYLGGPENVNLQETGALWHKFEEALSNYGDVKRDSGSCSIL, encoded by the exons ATGGGCATCAACTTCAAGTACTGGGATGATTGCGTCGATCATCTCGACATGGAAGCGCTGTGGACGATTCCCGACGTCAGCACCGAGTGGATTAATGCTGGAGAGACCAGAGGGCAGAAAGTGAGCCTCTCCAGGGATCCTGATGGCCAGAAATATTTGACTCAGAATGAGATGAGG GCTGTGGCTGAGATTTCTGTCCGTAGATATTTCTCTTCAGAGATTGATCCA GATCTGATCTGTGCTATTGCGGAACTTGAAAGTGACAGACAGATCCTTTTCTCGAGATAtaacaagaaaacaaaggaaactaCGCTGGGGATCATGCAGATTTTACCGAAAACTGCAGACTGGTTGAATAG TGAGCAGGGCTATCTTGCATATCAAGTGCTAGGAAATGAAGATGTTCTCTATCGACCTTTTGTAAATGTTTACTTTGCTGCTGCCTACCTAAAATGGTTGTCACACTTCGAGGAAAA AGAAAGAAGCGAGGAGTTTGTAGTCAGGGCCTACAGAGGGGGTACAAAGAAAGCGACGCATAAATCTACTTTACCCTATTGGAAACGGTATCTTTCAGTCAAAGAAACGTTTACATCCAG AAAAACTTTCGATTGCGGAGCTCTGATGAGTCATCCTTCTGTCCTTGTAGCCCCTGCAGCACCCGATACAG CAGGCACCACGTATACATATTGGGACTCAAGGGCTTCCCCTGAAGATATGGAAGATATGTGGAATCACCCTGATGTTGTTAAAGAATGGACCAAATCGGGAGAAAAACGCGGAAAAGTGCGCTTTTCACATGATGCAgctaagaaaccatatctttcCCGTGGGGAAGTGAGG GCAGTTGCCGAAATCATCCTACTGAGACACTTTGCTTCAAGAAAAGTAAAGCCT ACAGTCCTATGTGCTCTTGCGGAGGTTGCGAGCATGCGTTTTGTGGATGGGGTTAGAGAACGTACTGGACTAATGGGAATCGACTTCCCAACAGCTATATGGCTTCACAA TGAGCTGGGGTACAAGGCTTACCAAGTTGAGTCCGCCGATGACCTACACAAGCCTTTTGTGTCCATGTACTTTGGCGCAGCCTATTTGGCTTGGTTATCAGAATACGAAGGCAG GGAAAGAACCCCTCAGTTTGTTGTTCAAGCATATCTTGGTGGTCCAGAGAACGTGAATCTTCAGGAGACGGGTGCACTGTGGCATAAATTTGAGGAAGCTCTGAGTAACTACGGAGACGTGAAGAG GGACTCTGGGAGCTGCTCCATCTTGTAA
- the LOC115736483 gene encoding uncharacterized protein LOC115736483 isoform X2: MGINFKYWDDCVDHLDMEALWTIPDVSTEWINAGETRGQKVSLSRDPDGQKYLTQNEMRAVAEISVRRYFSSEIDPDLICAIAELESDRQILFSRYNKKTKETTLGIMQILPKTADWLNSEQGYLAYQVLGNEDVLYRPFVNVYFAAAYLKWLSHFEEKERSEEFVVRAYRGGTKKATHKSTLPYWKRYLSVKETFTSRKTFDCGALMSHPSVLVAPAAPDTGTTYTYWDSRASPEDMEDMWNHPDVVKEWTKSGEKRGKVRFSHDAAKKPYLSRGEVRAVAEIILLRHFASRKVKPTVLCALAEVASMRFVDGVRERTGLMGIDFPTAIWLHNELGYKAYQVESADDLHKPFVSMYFGAAYLAWLSEYEGRERTPQFVVQAYLGGPENVNLQETGALWHKFEEALSNYGDVKRDSGSCSIL, encoded by the exons ATGGGCATCAACTTCAAGTACTGGGATGATTGCGTCGATCATCTCGACATGGAAGCGCTGTGGACGATTCCCGACGTCAGCACCGAGTGGATTAATGCTGGAGAGACCAGAGGGCAGAAAGTGAGCCTCTCCAGGGATCCTGATGGCCAGAAATATTTGACTCAGAATGAGATGAGG GCTGTGGCTGAGATTTCTGTCCGTAGATATTTCTCTTCAGAGATTGATCCA GATCTGATCTGTGCTATTGCGGAACTTGAAAGTGACAGACAGATCCTTTTCTCGAGATAtaacaagaaaacaaaggaaactaCGCTGGGGATCATGCAGATTTTACCGAAAACTGCAGACTGGTTGAATAG TGAGCAGGGCTATCTTGCATATCAAGTGCTAGGAAATGAAGATGTTCTCTATCGACCTTTTGTAAATGTTTACTTTGCTGCTGCCTACCTAAAATGGTTGTCACACTTCGAGGAAAA AGAAAGAAGCGAGGAGTTTGTAGTCAGGGCCTACAGAGGGGGTACAAAGAAAGCGACGCATAAATCTACTTTACCCTATTGGAAACGGTATCTTTCAGTCAAAGAAACGTTTACATCCAG AAAAACTTTCGATTGCGGAGCTCTGATGAGTCATCCTTCTGTCCTTGTAGCCCCTGCAGCACCCGATACAG GCACCACGTATACATATTGGGACTCAAGGGCTTCCCCTGAAGATATGGAAGATATGTGGAATCACCCTGATGTTGTTAAAGAATGGACCAAATCGGGAGAAAAACGCGGAAAAGTGCGCTTTTCACATGATGCAgctaagaaaccatatctttcCCGTGGGGAAGTGAGG GCAGTTGCCGAAATCATCCTACTGAGACACTTTGCTTCAAGAAAAGTAAAGCCT ACAGTCCTATGTGCTCTTGCGGAGGTTGCGAGCATGCGTTTTGTGGATGGGGTTAGAGAACGTACTGGACTAATGGGAATCGACTTCCCAACAGCTATATGGCTTCACAA TGAGCTGGGGTACAAGGCTTACCAAGTTGAGTCCGCCGATGACCTACACAAGCCTTTTGTGTCCATGTACTTTGGCGCAGCCTATTTGGCTTGGTTATCAGAATACGAAGGCAG GGAAAGAACCCCTCAGTTTGTTGTTCAAGCATATCTTGGTGGTCCAGAGAACGTGAATCTTCAGGAGACGGGTGCACTGTGGCATAAATTTGAGGAAGCTCTGAGTAACTACGGAGACGTGAAGAG GGACTCTGGGAGCTGCTCCATCTTGTAA
- the LOC115736441 gene encoding glyceraldehyde-3-phosphate dehydrogenase GAPCP2, chloroplastic isoform X2, with amino-acid sequence MALSSLLRSSPVAPPALSHLPSDPFQVSSSNVDLSRLPSSFTGTPVPTGPLSFHYRKCSFRSIQPVKATAVDVRPIVPRSDGSNKTKIGINGFGRIGRLVLRIATSRDDIDVVAVNDPFIDAKYMAYMFKYDSTHGVYNGTVNVIDESTLEINGKQIKVENKRNPEEIPWGYHGAEYVVESSGVFTTLDKASAHLKAGTKKVVISAPSADAPMFVVGVNEKTYKSSMDIVSNASCTTNCLAPLAKVVHEEFGIIEGLMTTVHATTATQKTVDGPSMKDWRGGRGAGQNIIPSSTGAAKAVGKVLPELNGKLTGMAFRVPTPNVSVVDLTCRFEKSASYEDVKAAIKYASEGPLKGILGYTDEDVVSNDFVGDCRSSIFDAKAGIGLNNSFMKLVSWYDNEWGYSNRVLDLIEHMALVAAHK; translated from the exons ATGGCTCTGTCTTCTCTCCTCCGCTCTTCCCCTGTCGCTCCTCCTGCTCTTTCCCACCTCCCTTCAGATCCCTTC CAGGTCTCTTCCAGCAATGTCGACCTTTCGCGCCTTCCCTCCAGCTTTACCGGTACTCCTGTCCCCACCGGACCCCTTTCCTTTCA ttataggaaaTGCTCTTTCAGGAGCATTCAGCCTGTTAAAGCTACAGCTGTTGATGTGCGGCCTATTGTTCCAA GATCTGATGGCAGCAACAAGACAAAGATTGGAATCAATG GATTTGGTCGGATCGGAAGATTGGTGCTTCGGATAGCAACCTCCAGGGATGATATTGACGTAGTAGCTGTCAATGATCCTTTTATCGATGCTAAATACATG GCTTATATGTTCAAGTATGACTCCACTCATGGAGTTTACAATGGAACAGTCAATGTTATAGATGAGTCCACCTTGGAGATTAATGGAAAGCAAATCAAAGTTGAAAACAAAAG AAATCCAGAAGAGATTCCTTGGGGTTATCATGGGGCTGAGTACGTTGTTGAATCATCTGGAGTTTTCACTACATTGGACAAGGCTTCCGCACACCTGAAG GCTGGCACCAAGAAAGTGGTTATATCTGCTCCTTCAGCCGATGCACCTATGTTTGTGGTTGGAGTAAATGAAAAGACATACAAGTCAAGCATGGATATAGTTTCTAATGCAAGCTGCACAACCAATTGTCTTGCTCCTCTTGCCAAG GTTGTTCATGAGGAATTTGGTATAATTGAAGGTTTGATGACGACTGTACATGCAACTACAG CAACCCAAAAGACAGTGGATGGTCCTTCGATGAAGGATTGGCGTGGGGGCCGTGGAGCTGGTCAAAATATCATTCCCAGTTCCACTGGTGCTGCAAAG GCTGTTGGAAAGGTTCTTCCTGAACTCAACGGAAAACTCACTGGGATGGCTTTCCGTGTGCCAACCCCTAATGTTTCTGTTGTTGACTTGACTTGTCGGTTTGAGAAGAGTGCTTCTTATGAAGACGTGAAGGCAGCTATTAA GTATGCATCAGAGGGTCCACTCAAGGGCATCCTGGGATATACAGATGAGGATGTTGTCTCAAATGATTTTGTCGGGGACTGCAG ATCAAGTATATTCGATGCGAAGGCAGGTATAGGTCTAAACAACTCTTTCATGAAGCTGGTTTCCTGGTACGACAACGAATGGGGTTACAG
- the LOC115736441 gene encoding glyceraldehyde-3-phosphate dehydrogenase GAPCP2, chloroplastic isoform X1 → MALSSLLRSSPVAPPALSHLPSDPFFKVSSSNVDLSRLPSSFTGTPVPTGPLSFHYRKCSFRSIQPVKATAVDVRPIVPRSDGSNKTKIGINGFGRIGRLVLRIATSRDDIDVVAVNDPFIDAKYMAYMFKYDSTHGVYNGTVNVIDESTLEINGKQIKVENKRNPEEIPWGYHGAEYVVESSGVFTTLDKASAHLKAGTKKVVISAPSADAPMFVVGVNEKTYKSSMDIVSNASCTTNCLAPLAKVVHEEFGIIEGLMTTVHATTATQKTVDGPSMKDWRGGRGAGQNIIPSSTGAAKAVGKVLPELNGKLTGMAFRVPTPNVSVVDLTCRFEKSASYEDVKAAIKYASEGPLKGILGYTDEDVVSNDFVGDCRSSIFDAKAGIGLNNSFMKLVSWYDNEWGYSNRVLDLIEHMALVAAHK, encoded by the exons ATGGCTCTGTCTTCTCTCCTCCGCTCTTCCCCTGTCGCTCCTCCTGCTCTTTCCCACCTCCCTTCAGATCCCTTCTTCaag GTCTCTTCCAGCAATGTCGACCTTTCGCGCCTTCCCTCCAGCTTTACCGGTACTCCTGTCCCCACCGGACCCCTTTCCTTTCA ttataggaaaTGCTCTTTCAGGAGCATTCAGCCTGTTAAAGCTACAGCTGTTGATGTGCGGCCTATTGTTCCAA GATCTGATGGCAGCAACAAGACAAAGATTGGAATCAATG GATTTGGTCGGATCGGAAGATTGGTGCTTCGGATAGCAACCTCCAGGGATGATATTGACGTAGTAGCTGTCAATGATCCTTTTATCGATGCTAAATACATG GCTTATATGTTCAAGTATGACTCCACTCATGGAGTTTACAATGGAACAGTCAATGTTATAGATGAGTCCACCTTGGAGATTAATGGAAAGCAAATCAAAGTTGAAAACAAAAG AAATCCAGAAGAGATTCCTTGGGGTTATCATGGGGCTGAGTACGTTGTTGAATCATCTGGAGTTTTCACTACATTGGACAAGGCTTCCGCACACCTGAAG GCTGGCACCAAGAAAGTGGTTATATCTGCTCCTTCAGCCGATGCACCTATGTTTGTGGTTGGAGTAAATGAAAAGACATACAAGTCAAGCATGGATATAGTTTCTAATGCAAGCTGCACAACCAATTGTCTTGCTCCTCTTGCCAAG GTTGTTCATGAGGAATTTGGTATAATTGAAGGTTTGATGACGACTGTACATGCAACTACAG CAACCCAAAAGACAGTGGATGGTCCTTCGATGAAGGATTGGCGTGGGGGCCGTGGAGCTGGTCAAAATATCATTCCCAGTTCCACTGGTGCTGCAAAG GCTGTTGGAAAGGTTCTTCCTGAACTCAACGGAAAACTCACTGGGATGGCTTTCCGTGTGCCAACCCCTAATGTTTCTGTTGTTGACTTGACTTGTCGGTTTGAGAAGAGTGCTTCTTATGAAGACGTGAAGGCAGCTATTAA GTATGCATCAGAGGGTCCACTCAAGGGCATCCTGGGATATACAGATGAGGATGTTGTCTCAAATGATTTTGTCGGGGACTGCAG ATCAAGTATATTCGATGCGAAGGCAGGTATAGGTCTAAACAACTCTTTCATGAAGCTGGTTTCCTGGTACGACAACGAATGGGGTTACAG
- the LOC115736441 gene encoding glyceraldehyde-3-phosphate dehydrogenase GAPCP2, chloroplastic isoform X4, with amino-acid sequence MALSSLLRSSPVAPPALSHLPSDPFQVSSSNVDLSRLPSSFTGTPVPTGPLSFQKCSFRSIQPVKATAVDVRPIVPRSDGSNKTKIGINGFGRIGRLVLRIATSRDDIDVVAVNDPFIDAKYMAYMFKYDSTHGVYNGTVNVIDESTLEINGKQIKVENKRNPEEIPWGYHGAEYVVESSGVFTTLDKASAHLKAGTKKVVISAPSADAPMFVVGVNEKTYKSSMDIVSNASCTTNCLAPLAKVVHEEFGIIEGLMTTVHATTATQKTVDGPSMKDWRGGRGAGQNIIPSSTGAAKAVGKVLPELNGKLTGMAFRVPTPNVSVVDLTCRFEKSASYEDVKAAIKYASEGPLKGILGYTDEDVVSNDFVGDCRSSIFDAKAGIGLNNSFMKLVSWYDNEWGYSNRVLDLIEHMALVAAHK; translated from the exons ATGGCTCTGTCTTCTCTCCTCCGCTCTTCCCCTGTCGCTCCTCCTGCTCTTTCCCACCTCCCTTCAGATCCCTTC CAGGTCTCTTCCAGCAATGTCGACCTTTCGCGCCTTCCCTCCAGCTTTACCGGTACTCCTGTCCCCACCGGACCCCTTTCCTTTCA gaaaTGCTCTTTCAGGAGCATTCAGCCTGTTAAAGCTACAGCTGTTGATGTGCGGCCTATTGTTCCAA GATCTGATGGCAGCAACAAGACAAAGATTGGAATCAATG GATTTGGTCGGATCGGAAGATTGGTGCTTCGGATAGCAACCTCCAGGGATGATATTGACGTAGTAGCTGTCAATGATCCTTTTATCGATGCTAAATACATG GCTTATATGTTCAAGTATGACTCCACTCATGGAGTTTACAATGGAACAGTCAATGTTATAGATGAGTCCACCTTGGAGATTAATGGAAAGCAAATCAAAGTTGAAAACAAAAG AAATCCAGAAGAGATTCCTTGGGGTTATCATGGGGCTGAGTACGTTGTTGAATCATCTGGAGTTTTCACTACATTGGACAAGGCTTCCGCACACCTGAAG GCTGGCACCAAGAAAGTGGTTATATCTGCTCCTTCAGCCGATGCACCTATGTTTGTGGTTGGAGTAAATGAAAAGACATACAAGTCAAGCATGGATATAGTTTCTAATGCAAGCTGCACAACCAATTGTCTTGCTCCTCTTGCCAAG GTTGTTCATGAGGAATTTGGTATAATTGAAGGTTTGATGACGACTGTACATGCAACTACAG CAACCCAAAAGACAGTGGATGGTCCTTCGATGAAGGATTGGCGTGGGGGCCGTGGAGCTGGTCAAAATATCATTCCCAGTTCCACTGGTGCTGCAAAG GCTGTTGGAAAGGTTCTTCCTGAACTCAACGGAAAACTCACTGGGATGGCTTTCCGTGTGCCAACCCCTAATGTTTCTGTTGTTGACTTGACTTGTCGGTTTGAGAAGAGTGCTTCTTATGAAGACGTGAAGGCAGCTATTAA GTATGCATCAGAGGGTCCACTCAAGGGCATCCTGGGATATACAGATGAGGATGTTGTCTCAAATGATTTTGTCGGGGACTGCAG ATCAAGTATATTCGATGCGAAGGCAGGTATAGGTCTAAACAACTCTTTCATGAAGCTGGTTTCCTGGTACGACAACGAATGGGGTTACAG
- the LOC115736441 gene encoding glyceraldehyde-3-phosphate dehydrogenase GAPCP2, chloroplastic isoform X3, producing the protein MALSSLLRSSPVAPPALSHLPSDPFFKVSSSNVDLSRLPSSFTGTPVPTGPLSFQKCSFRSIQPVKATAVDVRPIVPRSDGSNKTKIGINGFGRIGRLVLRIATSRDDIDVVAVNDPFIDAKYMAYMFKYDSTHGVYNGTVNVIDESTLEINGKQIKVENKRNPEEIPWGYHGAEYVVESSGVFTTLDKASAHLKAGTKKVVISAPSADAPMFVVGVNEKTYKSSMDIVSNASCTTNCLAPLAKVVHEEFGIIEGLMTTVHATTATQKTVDGPSMKDWRGGRGAGQNIIPSSTGAAKAVGKVLPELNGKLTGMAFRVPTPNVSVVDLTCRFEKSASYEDVKAAIKYASEGPLKGILGYTDEDVVSNDFVGDCRSSIFDAKAGIGLNNSFMKLVSWYDNEWGYSNRVLDLIEHMALVAAHK; encoded by the exons ATGGCTCTGTCTTCTCTCCTCCGCTCTTCCCCTGTCGCTCCTCCTGCTCTTTCCCACCTCCCTTCAGATCCCTTCTTCaag GTCTCTTCCAGCAATGTCGACCTTTCGCGCCTTCCCTCCAGCTTTACCGGTACTCCTGTCCCCACCGGACCCCTTTCCTTTCA gaaaTGCTCTTTCAGGAGCATTCAGCCTGTTAAAGCTACAGCTGTTGATGTGCGGCCTATTGTTCCAA GATCTGATGGCAGCAACAAGACAAAGATTGGAATCAATG GATTTGGTCGGATCGGAAGATTGGTGCTTCGGATAGCAACCTCCAGGGATGATATTGACGTAGTAGCTGTCAATGATCCTTTTATCGATGCTAAATACATG GCTTATATGTTCAAGTATGACTCCACTCATGGAGTTTACAATGGAACAGTCAATGTTATAGATGAGTCCACCTTGGAGATTAATGGAAAGCAAATCAAAGTTGAAAACAAAAG AAATCCAGAAGAGATTCCTTGGGGTTATCATGGGGCTGAGTACGTTGTTGAATCATCTGGAGTTTTCACTACATTGGACAAGGCTTCCGCACACCTGAAG GCTGGCACCAAGAAAGTGGTTATATCTGCTCCTTCAGCCGATGCACCTATGTTTGTGGTTGGAGTAAATGAAAAGACATACAAGTCAAGCATGGATATAGTTTCTAATGCAAGCTGCACAACCAATTGTCTTGCTCCTCTTGCCAAG GTTGTTCATGAGGAATTTGGTATAATTGAAGGTTTGATGACGACTGTACATGCAACTACAG CAACCCAAAAGACAGTGGATGGTCCTTCGATGAAGGATTGGCGTGGGGGCCGTGGAGCTGGTCAAAATATCATTCCCAGTTCCACTGGTGCTGCAAAG GCTGTTGGAAAGGTTCTTCCTGAACTCAACGGAAAACTCACTGGGATGGCTTTCCGTGTGCCAACCCCTAATGTTTCTGTTGTTGACTTGACTTGTCGGTTTGAGAAGAGTGCTTCTTATGAAGACGTGAAGGCAGCTATTAA GTATGCATCAGAGGGTCCACTCAAGGGCATCCTGGGATATACAGATGAGGATGTTGTCTCAAATGATTTTGTCGGGGACTGCAG ATCAAGTATATTCGATGCGAAGGCAGGTATAGGTCTAAACAACTCTTTCATGAAGCTGGTTTCCTGGTACGACAACGAATGGGGTTACAG